catatgcccatggagttagtggggtcctactagctaagtaggtcatatgcccataacccatttggggtcttgttagccatatgggtcatatgcccaagcctacaaacatacatacatatcataacacatttaataacataaaacatatagataacataagcacataacatattgattctagcctattttccttaccaaagttaccgggatataatggactgagttgcgacttttggaacactcctaaaaccataatgaaagagtgagtctaaagaaaggagatgaaatgaaagagatggaaagactaaaccataaaaacatacttaccaacttctatgcttaagaacttggattccctaaccaaaataagaatgaggttaggggactgagtagaaggttttgagaaaggaaataacatgaaatgaatgaagtagagtttcgggtttacctcaaagatttgcaagatcaatctaacctccaccgaaatactatagaactcccttcccaaagtgtttgataagcttatgatgtttaagcttatagtttttccccaaaccaggtgtttacactctcacactcacttaacactagcagcttctgaacttagagcaaatggtgaataatggctgggtactaggtcctatttatagagtttgggaatgaaaatatcttgattttacttgaataaaaataatggctttttaggtgaaaatcatttgaataatcgttcagcagaggctgaagactcgttcaaaagatgctggactgttgaaggagtttgaatggctgaaaggaaaagaattcaaaagagtttgaattcatgctgaaggaggcgatatatcgccccctgtaggcgatatatcgcctgggccagtatgcccgaggcgaccgtgcatcgtttcgtgttttccgtatctacgtgctgcgacatatcgccccctatagctgcgatatatcggcacacgctgaatatttaaacacgaaattacacatttttaactaagtttgaatggagtaaacagccttgactatgccctcaacgtactcaaagctgctgactgaccctataacattcaaactttactccttattatatttaatcctcaaaaatctttaatccttaatcccCATTCAAagcatgtgcttaaaatcctattggttgatgtctaaaccttataatatagtaaatataatccttaatatcagtcacattaatcaaaccttaggttatacttaatattcttaaactataggttaaacttagaaaatctataagtactactatgagtgtccaaataattcccggtctgaaccaaaaatccatagtaacaaagataacactaaacatactataatactactaaacaattagctaagtaaagttcttggactctacaatttcaAGGTGTTATTTGTATGTTTAGTAGTATTTTGAGGTGGTATATGGGTTATGCCATTGATTTGGGGTCGAGATTCTGCGTAAAAATGCCGGAAATCTGGTTTTGGGTCGAATTGAGGTGCCTAGAAATCGCAGAAAATCGTAGAAATGTGATTTGGGCTCGATTTTTTGGTTCTAGAGACTTAGCGACACCGCGCTAGCTAGTGTCCTAGAAAGCCCAGAATTTTGCATTAGTGTGACTGCGCTAGGGGCATGGAAACCCCAAAATTATGTGGGCGAGACCACAACAGATGCCCAGAAATACGTTTTCCTGATTTTTAGAAACTAGGCTCGCGGTTCCGAGGATCTATTTTGGGCGCCCACTTTGTCGGTCGGGGGACAATTCCACTACCTGTTGAATGGAATTGGTGGTCTGAGAGCTAGGGTTTTGTTTTGAAACCCATTATTATACTTAGTCCCTAATAAGCGTACCATTTATACGTAGGGCTCAGGAAAAGGATCGCACTCGAGGTTCCTGAGTCATCTGCTCAGGCTTCAAGTTAAGAAAACTGGCATATGTACATAGACCAGATTGTTTGCTATGCATATTAACATTGAATTATCTGTGGATGATCGGTACGATCTATATTTGGCAATCCTGCGGAACATGCGTCAATCAGCAATCCTGTGGAATGTGTGTCGTGAAGGTGGGGTCAAGTTGAGGGTACGATACCCACTCGCTTGACATGGATCATAAGCTTGGTGCCAGGAGGCGCACCTCCCTCAGTTGGGTTATTCGGAAAAGCTGCTTGGTTAGGCCGTGTAAATGGTTTATGTGTTTGAAATGAACATATTTGTAAATTGTGAAATGTGAAATGTGTTTATGATTCTTATGATTGGAATGAATGCATTTCTTATCTGTGAAGCATGTTGTTTATTGCTTATGACTACTTGGATATCTATTATGCCATGTTGGGTTTCTTGCTGGgacttgactcacgggtgctctatggtgcggGTAACGACAAAAGAAAATTTAACCAACCATTAGGTGGAGGGCTTTGGAGTGGTTCTTACATGTTCGGCCTCCTCGGCCGCCGCGGCCAAAGAATTTGGAGGGACTTAGGGTATAATTCACATTTTGTagcttaggtcgactatttttGTAAACTctaaatgtaattatattttgataaatatttTTGGTTTCTCATGTAAATATCTACAGATTTAATGAACATTTTaattctttgaccaaaattttaatacATACACCATtattcaattttaattaaattttttagtccaaatgactcacttaacatgttaagcactattttaaacacgcaATGCAATAGTCTTGGATTAGTATGGCGTTACAATATACTTATGGATTGGATTTCAGGTTTTTAAATGAGCATTTGTTGTTCGACTAATCGGTACCCAAAACTTGAACTGGGGAACAACTCTAGGAAACTTCAAAAAAAATGGAACACCATAAACATCGTGAACTACCTATTATTATCTAAACGATTGCCTCAACTACCGACGAGTCCGCATCTTCTTCACCATCCATATTTcacattttattttctttagaaaTGGTTGGAATTAATATGTAACAATATAGGGAAATAAAAACCAAACATAAATCATGTGTTTGTGGGGATACATTATTGGTTGGTGAGACTAATAATGTGAAGTAATAATTACGCTCAATTATTGAGTGGGCTATTCAACCTCACTGCATTAATTTGTGATGAGATGTGTTTGTCCATACATTTTTTGTGGTATCCTTTATCAGCACTAGCCATTGAGTACCTATTTACCAtacaagagaaagaaagaaaaaaaacaaaagtgtACCTATTTACCTTTTCAATTAGTTAGGACCACTTCAAATTTATCAAATATGAAATAGTGTATAGAAAAAATATATGGCAAAGACTTCTAATATATGGAATAgagttatttaaatatattttttttactactTATCTCAATTCTTTATatctttatatatgtatatttcattaaaatattttagATTTGTTatcttttttaaatttattacaACGTTAAATGTAAAagaataaataagaaaataaaaaaataaattacatataatatagttcattaaataaatatttatttctgcTAGAGTAGAAACATGCAATCTACATGTGTttagatttaatttaatttaacatgtAATTCATTATCTTTTGTAATTATTCTCTTAAGATAGAGAATCATTTTTCTTTCCATCTTTTGTATGGTCTTAAATATTATTCTCTTCCCTCACCCTTATCATCACTTTGAGTCATCCATTAATTCAAGACACAAATGTACCACACATGTTTTTATTATGTCATAAAACTATGTCATTAATAtatcacacacaaaaaaaaaaaaaaaactatggcgAAACTCTTAAATGGTTATTTTGTAGCAACTAAATACTTATGTAAAAATTTGCAGCAATGATACCAAAGTAGCTCATTTTGTTGCGCCATAGCCTTGCCGTTAAAACTATTTTAGAACATATATTGATTGCAAACTTTATtggtgaaaattattttttaaataaataaaaaatatataaaagcaatataaaaattaaaatatataattataattaatttgaaatacattgaacgaataaagtaaaaattaaaattattttaaaataataaaaaaattattatttgctAAAGAAATAATCAAAAGAAAGCAACTCGAACCCTCCAAAATCATTGCAGTCAAGAAcaccaaaattaaaaaattattcaaaaaaaagaTTTGATAATCactaatttttaatttaacaaTAGCATTTTAGTCTAAATTTAAATGTATTTTAAGGTTGTGATAGTTTTGTTAATGTTTTAAAATGATTTTCagcttattttttaattatttaaaaaatatcagattataaaaatagatttttaaataTTGATACACTTTTGAAATAAATttgtaaatatttaataaattaaaaatgattTTGAGCAATAAAATGTGTTTATGTGGCCGTTATTATATGTGCTAAGTTAGTTTTAATGGTAAGAACCTGCGACGTAATAAAATATGCTATTTAATTTGTATTGTTGCAATTTTTTTACATAAGTATTTAAGATCTACAAAAATAACTACTTAGGGAGTGTTGGTGCAAATTTCTTCATATTTTTCAACTAGCTAGATAATTATGCATATGGAGAAACAcatatttttcatttatttttataatttgaattGGTTTCTTAAAACCGATAACATTTATCATTTCATTCATTTTCAACCGTTGAATTGAGATCCATTAATGGATAGGATTTAAATCTACAAGATTTTGATCAAATGCGTAACTATGTGCATTTGATACATCAAATTTGTATATTTGATACAATAACTATATTGTATAGTTAAATATACAATATTCTTGTTCTATATACTTATTAGTATTCAACCCATACTCAATTATTGAGCGATGAATTGACCTCAGAacattattttgtaatatataCAATTTTGGCTCCATTTGGAAGTGTTTTCCTATttcttttgtttgtttgtctAAGTAACACTTGCCATATAATACAAGAGAAGAAAACAATTATGTACCTACTTTCCTATTTTTACTTGCAAGGACGCCCCTGAAATCAAGCAAATGTGATCTAAAATGGGACAAGGGCTTCTTCTAACATATATGGAAtggaattatttaaaaatattttaaatatatattttattttgtatattcACTCATATTAATTCTTTATATGTATATTCCATATGAAAATATTTCACAtttcttattaatttttaagttattataacattaaatatataataaaataaattacatataatatatatttaatagaaACATGCCATCTatgtgttttatttatttattttcatttaacgCCCTTTTTGTTTCTCTCTTTTGTGTGGTCATAGACTCATAAACATTATTCTTATCCATCACCCTTATCATCACTTTAAACAAAACAAATGTACAAAACAAACATTAttttaaaaatgatttttatttttaatggaACCGAATTTtctattgtttaattttaagaaAACAAATTAACCCAGAATGGACGTATGAAATCGTATGTTGTACATGTTTGTGAAAATATAGGACAACAAAGTTGGTTTTTACATTAGTACGTAGTAAATAATGTCGCAAACTATGTTATTGTAATGGGTGCTCTTCTATTTCTACTCCTTTTCTAGTTAAACTCcccataaaatttaaaattttaaaattttctttcaaCAATCctcttaaatttttaattaacacAAAATTacccattaaaaaatatattgaaaaattaaTTTTCCCACCCctctatattattaattaattcttaCAAATATTACTCATCACTAGCTTCTAATAGACAAACTTAACAATAAAATTCAATCAAAAAAATACATTACAACATCTATTCGAAAAGATCATATATACGGTATAAACAATAGATAAAACACAAACAttaacaataaaaattaaaaaaatattacctCATGAGTTTTAAAAACATTAATAATCACAATCTTCAACATCCACATTCATATTTTATTCTTtgttctattatatatattatttatatttttggttTCTTAAATTGATAACCTATGTTTTTTCCAAACACCTGATGTGTTAGAAAGAGGTGTATGAAGAAATAAGGTTTTTGATTTATAATTATATGATGATAGTTATGTGAATCTACCCAAGGTTATATttggaaatttaaaaaaaattaatttttaacgtttgaaaaaaaaatgcGGTGCTAATAGAAACACCCTATTATAATTTttactctaatatatatgattgagaAATGTTGAAGAACACTTGGACAGCATAGGATGTGGCATACCACTATTGAAGTAAGTTAATATCTGTAAtatttagtcacacaaaataataattatataaatatttattgattattcttttattttaattactTATAATCTGTTTGATTTATTCCTCTTATACTAATTAATTGTTCCGAGTTACCTTTTATATGTTTTGTGTGTCTGCACGTGTGGTTGCATTTGTTTGTATGTGCATGTCACTACAACAAATtctattattagcggcgggggactccgccgctaataaatgcCACATCCGCCGCTAATATACTGTAGCGGCGGGCCTCCGCCGCTAATACCCCGCGCCTAAAACAGTgtcgctaataatgattattagcggcggactgacgcacccgccgctaataatcaatTATTAGCGGCGAACATTAGCGGCGGAATCCGCCGCTAATAACTATGTCTGATGCATTAGTATTAGCCGCGGGGTCCGCCGCTATtattgtatttataatttttttaaaattaaattttaaataaattaataaattaatatttattaaatttaattatttttaaaaataatttataatataatttaataaaaataaacatttaattaatttaaacataactaacattaaaattaatataaatagttttaatatttatcaacctattaaatatcactatagtcattaaaaataaataaagtattaattcagtccaaatatataaactagtaactaaagaaaatcattaagattaatattaaaattgtcctcatcttcaacattttggtctGGCTGTGAGGACGATGGCTGTGACGATGGCGGTGGCTGTGGcggcggtggcggtggcggtgaaggaatatatggtggttgtgatgatcgtccgagcgtgaggtccccaaacagatctcgaggctgtggctgtggcggaggctgcatcgatcctcctggaaaatcggtaaaactaaaatattgtggaggagaCTGAGAATGGGGTCCAAAtatgtattggttttgatactgaggaggttgttgcgacgacatatgtggcggatacattggatgaggctggtacagctgctgcgacggatactgtgaaggaggctggaacTGCTGCTGTGAAGGAGTCTGATACTGCTGatgtgaaggaggctgatactgctgtgaaggaggctgatactgctgtgaCGGAGACTGAGAAGACGAAGcaccttcggattgtggtggaaaatgcctctgcagaaaactgtcaaacattgggttatacagtttactgggatgcacagttgtcgaagtctcaaacgtctcacgaattgccttcaccagcaaagccataactctcatatcttcattaggcgaagcagcagtatttgcttgggactgactttgatctgtagagctagaggatgtcttttttgccttccctttcgccctataacccactcctctttggtagtcagatctctccccgagtactttacttagtatctcgtattgatcgaccaGGGACGAATCAACACcagatacatttagagatgcctcactctgctgttgactttgcctctcattctgtgacctctcaacctcagccgccattttttcctgtataaagataacattataaacaaaaattagaaacattataaacattagaaacaagaaaacaataatatacacttacataatcttgttgagctgcctcattgacaaaagattttgtcgattttctcatatgagcatccctccaagtatcaacaacatgcgcattcgggttctcctatacaaatgtaaacaaaatgtttcagaatgtgttattttataaaattaaattaacatcttcacttacatattcgtgacgcttagctgccaacgaatttgtgccttgtgttgttacatacttcatttgtcttctgtttacttgatttttagcggaacgagccaaaaatctttcgctcaaaaacatttcacaaataagcttccaagcctccttagtggaATGGTTAGGTagcttagagaggacattctccaaatcttctggtccagcataatgatttttgaagtgtctatgtctatagttctttctctcgcgatatctttcccccatctccttgttgagagttgccagaactgactcacgttgtggatgaccgtctatattatagtaatactgcattaggaaaaaaaatattagataacttgtaaataatggaattaaataatgaaaagtacaagatttgtaatttttttaccctcatacgatcaagcacttgatccttaaactgttgaggtacatcagcaaaatccaaataatgcccCGGACACAACATGGAAACTAGAGttcccaacatgcgaataaaagcttgatcctcctgcccaaccactttgttggtcacaggatcaagctctagatccaatggtttcccagcttttttccttcgttcttcaagaacattattactggcagggccacgaccttttcttctcgtcgacggggctttaaaatttattaacaataatcagtattagtattgatgttatatttatctaacaatataatttctaaaaataattttgatatgcaatatttaacctgactcgcaagatgttggtaccctagaaggatctggcgggtcttgacccccaccatctccgccatgataagtagctatatcagctgacattatacttcaatttaaaatttattagttagtaattagcattaaatagaagtatatcacattgaattcataataataataatt
The Humulus lupulus chromosome 6, drHumLupu1.1, whole genome shotgun sequence DNA segment above includes these coding regions:
- the LOC133783830 gene encoding uncharacterized protein LOC133783830, which translates into the protein MRKSTKSFVNEAAQQDYEKMAAEVERSQNERQSQQQSEASLNVSGVDSSLVDQYEILSKVLGERSDYQRGVGYRAKGKAKKTSSSSTDQSQSQANTAASPNEDMRVMALLVKAIRETFETSTTVHPSKLYNPMFDSFLQRHFPPQSEGASSSQSPSQQYQPPSQQYQPPSHQQYQTPSQQQFQPPSQYPSQQLYQPHPMYPPHMSSQQPPQYQNQYIFGPHSQSPPQYFSFTDFPGGSMQPPPQPQPRDLFGDLTLGRSSQPPYIPSPPPPPPPQPPPSSQPSSSQPDQNVEDEDNFNINLNDFL